One segment of Neobacillus endophyticus DNA contains the following:
- the rpoN gene encoding RNA polymerase factor sigma-54, which yields MNIKAGLWQQQTLKLTMTQELSQAIALLQYSAQELTAFLENKALENPLIQIESGSVQPMNPLVDRHRRSHQKSEKDWIEQIGAKHVSVEEQLISQLNLKMLTADQLKVIRHLIHNLDENGYFTGDFNHIAASLNIPEEMVEDGLAVIQTLEPAGIGARNLQECLLIQMEYEKPENELAIKILSDYFIPFAERKWKQIAKELQVTLKDIQGVFDEIQLLDPKPGALLMPESSAYIIPDVIIEQTNTGLTVRMVDDPIPKVVFNDRYYRKFKDQDQQVNRFLQEKLQDYQWILKSIEQRKDTLIKVVSKIVEKQTAFFQKGPHFLEPMTMKEIAADLEIHESTVSRAVREKYAQTPIGTFPLKSFFSSTIQTVSDDENTSSTQVKNSIKKLIDQENKEKPLSDQDIVEQLKTLEGIVVSRRTIAKYRDQLRIPSSSKRKRFI from the coding sequence ATGAATATTAAGGCCGGATTATGGCAGCAACAAACATTGAAGTTAACCATGACTCAGGAACTATCGCAGGCAATTGCCTTATTACAATATTCGGCACAGGAATTGACCGCGTTTTTAGAAAATAAGGCACTTGAAAATCCGCTGATTCAAATTGAATCTGGCAGTGTTCAGCCCATGAATCCCCTGGTAGATCGCCATCGCCGAAGCCATCAGAAGTCAGAAAAAGACTGGATTGAACAAATTGGTGCGAAGCACGTTTCGGTGGAAGAACAATTAATTTCTCAACTAAATTTAAAAATGCTGACAGCAGACCAATTAAAAGTAATCCGTCATTTAATTCATAACCTCGATGAAAACGGTTACTTTACAGGTGATTTCAATCATATTGCTGCCAGTTTAAATATACCAGAAGAAATGGTGGAAGACGGGCTAGCGGTCATTCAAACGCTTGAACCGGCGGGAATTGGAGCCAGAAATTTACAGGAGTGCCTGCTCATCCAAATGGAATATGAAAAGCCGGAAAATGAATTGGCTATTAAAATATTATCCGACTATTTTATTCCTTTTGCTGAGAGAAAGTGGAAACAAATCGCCAAAGAACTGCAAGTAACATTAAAGGACATACAGGGTGTTTTCGATGAAATTCAACTGTTAGACCCAAAGCCGGGAGCGCTGTTAATGCCTGAATCATCAGCATATATTATTCCTGATGTGATCATTGAACAGACGAACACGGGACTGACTGTTCGGATGGTGGATGACCCCATACCGAAAGTTGTCTTTAATGATCGGTATTACCGTAAATTCAAAGACCAGGATCAGCAGGTAAATCGCTTTTTACAGGAAAAGCTTCAAGATTATCAATGGATCTTAAAGAGCATTGAACAGCGAAAAGATACGCTTATAAAAGTGGTGTCCAAGATTGTTGAAAAGCAAACGGCATTTTTTCAAAAGGGGCCGCATTTCTTAGAGCCTATGACCATGAAGGAAATTGCCGCTGATCTGGAAATTCACGAATCAACTGTCAGCCGTGCTGTCAGAGAAAAATACGCACAAACACCTATCGGGACTTTCCCGCTAAAATCATTTTTCTCTAGCACAATCCAAACCGTGTCAGACGACGAAAACACATCATCCACCCAAGTCAAAAATAGCATCAAAAAACTTATCGACCAAGAGAACAAAGAAAAACCCCTATCCGACCAAGACATCGTTGAACAACTGAAAACACTGGAAGGAATCGTCGTCTCAAGGCGCACCATCGCCAAATACCGCGACCAGCTTAGAATACCTTCCTCCTCCAAAAGAAAAAGGTTTATATAA
- a CDS encoding sugar-binding transcriptional regulator yields MQSFIDIAKRLLPDFLQVLQKRYSILRYIGMMQPVGRRSVAISLGLTERVLRSEVDFLKEQNLIYINSMGMSLTSEGRHLLEDLEGMMRELKGFDVMELELKHQFGIRKVIIVPGDSDSSPMVKGELGKACAICMKKQLEGKNIIAVTGGSTMAAVAERLTPELSDGELIFVPARGGVGEDVHNQANVICSNMAEKTQSKHRVLYVPDQVSAEIYESLAKEPEIHEVLTLIQSANMVLHGIGDAITMAERRKTTPEILQKLAAEKAVGEAFGYYFNEVGEIVHKVSTVGLQLKDLPHIPHVIAVAGGASKAKAIKAYMKQAPESTILITDEGVAKQLLKG; encoded by the coding sequence ATGCAGTCATTCATCGATATCGCAAAAAGATTATTACCCGATTTCCTTCAAGTCCTGCAAAAGAGATATTCAATTCTCCGGTACATTGGAATGATGCAGCCAGTAGGACGAAGAAGTGTAGCTATTAGTTTAGGGCTAACCGAAAGAGTTCTCCGTAGTGAAGTAGATTTTCTAAAAGAACAAAATCTTATTTACATCAACAGTATGGGAATGAGTTTGACTTCTGAAGGAAGGCATTTACTGGAAGATCTTGAAGGGATGATGCGCGAGTTAAAGGGATTTGACGTAATGGAGCTGGAATTAAAACACCAGTTTGGCATTCGAAAAGTCATTATCGTCCCTGGAGACAGCGATTCCTCACCGATGGTCAAAGGAGAACTTGGCAAGGCATGTGCCATTTGTATGAAAAAACAGCTTGAAGGAAAAAATATCATCGCTGTAACTGGCGGATCCACGATGGCAGCTGTCGCTGAAAGATTAACACCTGAGCTGAGTGACGGAGAGTTGATTTTTGTTCCAGCACGGGGCGGCGTGGGTGAAGATGTTCATAATCAGGCAAATGTCATTTGTTCGAATATGGCTGAAAAAACCCAATCCAAACATCGTGTCCTCTATGTTCCTGACCAGGTAAGCGCGGAGATTTATGAATCTCTTGCCAAAGAGCCTGAAATTCATGAAGTGTTAACTCTTATCCAATCGGCTAACATGGTCCTTCATGGAATTGGGGATGCTATTACAATGGCAGAGCGCCGCAAGACAACACCCGAGATTTTACAGAAGCTTGCAGCTGAAAAAGCTGTCGGGGAAGCATTTGGGTATTACTTTAATGAAGTGGGCGAGATCGTTCACAAAGTATCAACAGTTGGTTTGCAACTGAAAGATCTCCCGCACATTCCTCATGTCATTGCCGTTGCAGGCGGAGCCTCAAAGGCAAAGGCGATCAAGGCTTATATGAAACAAGCACCGGAATCAACCATTTTAATTACTGATGAAGGTGTGGCAAAACAGTTATTAAAAGGGTAA
- the tpiA gene encoding triose-phosphate isomerase codes for MRKPIIAGNWKMHKTLSEAKSFAEEVKNLVPAADKVDSVICAPALFLQTLVETAKGTEVKIGAQNMHFEENGAFTGEISPKALADLGVQYVIIGHSERREMFNETDETVNKKALSAFKYNLIPIVCCGETLEQRENGETMSLVGTQIEKALTGLTEEQVKQTVIAYEPIWAIGTGKSSTAADANEVCAHIRQVVAKQFSEDVANAIRIQYGGSVKPENIKEYMAQPDIDGALVGGASLEPQSFLQLLEAGKNE; via the coding sequence ATGCGTAAACCAATTATCGCAGGCAACTGGAAAATGCATAAAACCCTTTCCGAAGCAAAAAGCTTTGCGGAAGAAGTGAAAAATCTTGTTCCAGCTGCTGACAAAGTGGATTCTGTCATCTGCGCACCGGCATTATTTTTACAAACACTTGTTGAAACAGCAAAAGGCACTGAAGTTAAAATAGGTGCACAAAATATGCATTTTGAAGAAAACGGCGCTTTTACAGGTGAAATCAGCCCGAAAGCACTTGCTGACCTGGGCGTCCAATATGTCATCATCGGTCACTCTGAACGCCGCGAAATGTTTAATGAAACAGACGAAACAGTAAATAAAAAAGCTCTTTCAGCTTTTAAATACAACTTAATTCCAATCGTGTGCTGTGGTGAAACATTAGAACAACGTGAAAACGGTGAAACAATGAGCCTTGTTGGCACTCAAATTGAAAAAGCATTAACAGGCTTAACAGAAGAGCAAGTGAAACAAACAGTTATTGCCTATGAGCCAATTTGGGCAATCGGAACTGGAAAATCTTCAACTGCTGCAGATGCGAACGAAGTATGTGCTCATATCCGTCAAGTGGTTGCAAAACAGTTCTCTGAAGATGTGGCAAATGCGATCCGCATTCAATACGGCGGCAGCGTCAAACCTGAAAACATCAAAGAATATATGGCACAACCTGATATTGATGGCGCATTAGTAGGCGGCGCAAGCCTTGAGCCACAATCATTTTTACAATTACTGGAGGCGGGCAAAAATGAGTAA
- the tatC gene encoding twin-arginine translocase subunit TatC — MAEKEYTLVEHLEELRRRIIITAVFFLVFFVIGFFYVKDIYNFFMGHLGYKLMVLGPSDIMWLYFHIAGIVAIAGTIPVLAWQTWAFVKPALKPFERKVALAYIPALFLLFVGGLAFGYFLIFPNIMRFLLKMGSGLMTNSFTADKYFSFLINMTLPFGVAFELPLVSMFLTSLGIMNPYKVVKVRKYAYLILVIIASMISPPEFLSHISVAIPLILIFELSIFMAKVVFRRKQKRIALLSLEEV; from the coding sequence TTGGCTGAAAAGGAATATACTTTAGTCGAACATCTGGAGGAATTGCGGAGAAGAATTATTATCACGGCAGTATTTTTTCTGGTGTTTTTTGTAATCGGATTTTTTTATGTGAAAGATATATATAATTTTTTTATGGGTCATCTGGGATATAAGCTAATGGTTCTGGGACCGAGCGATATCATGTGGCTGTATTTTCATATTGCGGGAATTGTGGCGATTGCCGGTACGATTCCCGTGCTGGCTTGGCAGACTTGGGCATTTGTAAAGCCTGCATTGAAGCCCTTTGAAAGAAAAGTTGCTTTGGCTTATATTCCTGCGTTGTTTTTGTTGTTTGTTGGCGGCTTGGCCTTTGGATATTTTTTAATTTTTCCAAACATCATGCGCTTCCTGTTAAAAATGGGGAGCGGACTCATGACGAATTCCTTTACGGCAGACAAATATTTCAGTTTCTTAATTAACATGACATTGCCGTTCGGAGTTGCCTTCGAACTTCCGCTAGTTTCGATGTTTTTAACATCATTAGGCATCATGAATCCTTATAAAGTTGTCAAGGTACGGAAATATGCCTATTTAATATTGGTGATTATTGCATCTATGATTTCACCTCCGGAATTTTTATCACATATTTCAGTGGCTATTCCTTTAATTCTCATTTTTGAATTGAGTATTTTTATGGCAAAAGTTGTTTTTAGACGGAAACAAAAGCGAATCGCACTGCTTTCTTTGGAAGAAGTATAA
- the gap gene encoding type I glyceraldehyde-3-phosphate dehydrogenase: MTVKVGINGFGRIGRNVFRAALKNSNVEVVAINDLTDANMLAHLLKYDTVHGTLAEDVTVDGEYLVVGGHKVKVIAERDPAQLGWGDLGVDVVVESTGRFTKREDAAKHLEAGAKKVIISAPADNEDITIVMGVNQDKYDPNNHHVLSNASCTTNCLAPFAKVLNDKFGIKRGMMTTVHSYTNDQQILDLPHKDYRRARAAAENMIPTSTGAAKAVALVLPELKGKLNGMAMRVPTPNVSVVDLVAELEKDVTVEEVNAALKAAAEGELKGILAYTELPLVSSDYNGATVSSTIDALSTMVMEGSMVKVLSWYDNEVGYSNRVVDLVDYIASKGL; this comes from the coding sequence ATGACAGTAAAAGTTGGTATTAATGGATTTGGACGTATTGGCCGTAACGTTTTCCGTGCGGCATTAAAAAACAGCAATGTGGAAGTTGTTGCAATCAACGACTTAACTGATGCAAACATGCTTGCTCACCTTTTAAAATATGACACTGTTCACGGAACTCTTGCAGAAGACGTAACAGTTGATGGTGAATACCTAGTAGTTGGCGGCCACAAAGTAAAGGTTATCGCTGAGCGCGATCCTGCACAACTTGGCTGGGGCGATCTTGGTGTAGATGTTGTTGTTGAATCTACTGGCCGTTTCACAAAACGTGAAGATGCTGCGAAACACCTTGAAGCAGGTGCGAAAAAAGTAATTATCTCTGCTCCAGCAGACAACGAAGATATCACGATCGTAATGGGTGTTAACCAAGACAAGTACGATCCAAATAACCACCATGTATTATCTAACGCATCATGTACAACAAACTGCTTAGCTCCATTTGCAAAAGTATTAAATGACAAGTTCGGCATCAAGCGCGGTATGATGACAACTGTTCACTCTTACACTAACGACCAACAAATCCTTGACTTACCACATAAGGACTACCGTCGTGCACGTGCAGCTGCAGAAAACATGATCCCAACTTCAACTGGTGCTGCTAAAGCTGTTGCGCTTGTATTACCAGAATTAAAAGGTAAATTAAACGGTATGGCAATGCGTGTTCCAACTCCAAACGTTTCTGTAGTTGACCTTGTTGCTGAATTAGAAAAAGACGTTACTGTTGAGGAAGTTAACGCTGCATTAAAAGCTGCTGCTGAAGGCGAATTAAAAGGTATCCTTGCATACACTGAACTTCCATTAGTATCTAGCGACTACAATGGTGCTACTGTTTCTTCTACAATCGATGCTCTTTCTACAATGGTTATGGAAGGCAGCATGGTAAAAGTATTATCTTGGTACGATAACGAAGTTGGTTACTCTAACCGTGTAGTTGACCTTGTTGACTATATCGCTTCTAAAGGACTTTAA
- a CDS encoding phosphoglycerate kinase, which translates to MNKKTVNDIDVKGKRVFCRVDFNVPMQEGKITDETRIVAALPTIQYLIEQGAKVILASHLGRPKGQVNEDMRLTAVGVRLSELLGKEVKKADEAYGDSVKALIAEMKEGDVLLLENVRFYPGEEKNDQELAKAFAELADVYVNDAFGAAHRAHASTEGIAHYLPAVSGFLMQKELDVLGKALSNPERPFTAIIGGAKVKDKIGVIENLLELVDNLIIGGGLAYTFVKAQGHEIGKSLLEADKIDLAKSFMEKAKEKGVNFYMPVDAVVADDFSADANSKVVAINEIPADWEALDIGPKTAEIYRDVIQKSKLVIWNGPMGVFEIDKFAGGTKAVAEALAEAKDTYSVIGGGDSAAAVEKFHLADKMSHISTGGGASLEFMEGKVLPGVVALNDK; encoded by the coding sequence ATGAACAAGAAAACAGTAAACGATATCGATGTAAAAGGTAAACGCGTATTTTGCCGTGTGGACTTCAACGTGCCAATGCAAGAAGGAAAAATCACGGATGAAACACGGATTGTTGCCGCACTTCCAACGATTCAATATTTAATTGAACAAGGTGCAAAAGTGATTCTAGCCAGCCACCTTGGGCGTCCAAAAGGACAAGTCAATGAGGATATGCGCTTAACTGCTGTTGGCGTTAGACTTTCCGAATTACTTGGAAAAGAAGTGAAAAAAGCAGATGAAGCATACGGCGACTCCGTAAAAGCACTAATTGCCGAAATGAAGGAAGGCGACGTTTTGCTACTTGAAAATGTTCGATTCTATCCTGGCGAAGAAAAGAATGATCAAGAGCTTGCAAAAGCATTTGCTGAACTTGCAGATGTGTATGTAAATGATGCATTTGGTGCAGCACATCGTGCACATGCTTCAACAGAAGGAATTGCCCATTACCTTCCTGCTGTTTCCGGCTTCTTAATGCAAAAAGAACTTGATGTTCTTGGCAAGGCGCTTTCAAATCCTGAACGTCCATTTACAGCTATCATTGGCGGAGCAAAAGTAAAAGATAAGATCGGTGTTATTGAGAATTTATTAGAATTAGTGGACAACCTAATTATCGGCGGCGGTTTAGCTTACACATTTGTAAAGGCACAAGGCCACGAAATTGGTAAGTCTTTATTAGAAGCTGACAAAATCGATTTAGCTAAATCCTTTATGGAAAAAGCAAAAGAAAAAGGCGTTAATTTCTATATGCCTGTTGATGCAGTAGTAGCGGATGATTTCTCTGCGGATGCTAATTCTAAAGTAGTGGCAATCAACGAGATTCCAGCAGATTGGGAAGCACTTGATATCGGGCCAAAAACTGCAGAAATCTATCGTGATGTCATCCAAAAATCAAAGCTTGTGATTTGGAACGGACCAATGGGTGTATTTGAAATCGATAAATTTGCCGGCGGAACAAAAGCTGTAGCTGAAGCACTTGCAGAAGCGAAAGATACATATTCTGTCATTGGCGGCGGCGACTCAGCAGCTGCAGTAGAGAAATTCCACCTAGCAGACAAAATGAGCCACATCTCTACAGGTGGCGGCGCTTCCTTGGAATTCATGGAAGGTAAAGTATTGCCAGGTGTAGTGGCATTAAACGATAAATAA
- the eno gene encoding phosphopyruvate hydratase — translation MPYISDVYAREVLDSRGNPTVEVEVFTESGAFGRALVPSGASTGEYEAVELRDGDKERYLGKGVLKAVSNVNEIIAPMLVGEGFSVLDQVSIDKAMIELDGTDNKGKLGANAILGVSLAVAHAAANYLDMPLYQYLGGFNAKQLPVPMMNIVNGGEHADNNVDIQEFMVMPVGAPNFKEALRMGAEIFHSLKSVLKAKGLNTAVGDEGGFAPNLKSNEEALQTIIEAIEKAGYKPGEEVMLAMDVASSELYNKEDGKYHLEGEGKVKTSEEMVAWYEELCSKYPIISIEDGLDENDWEGHKLLTERLGKKVQLVGDDLFVTNTRKLAEGIEKGIANSILIKVNQIGTLTETFEAIEMAKRAGYTAVVSHRSGETEDSTIADIAVATNAGQIKTGAPSRTDRVAKYNQLLRIEDQLAETAQFNGIKSFYNLKK, via the coding sequence ATGCCTTACATTAGTGACGTATATGCACGCGAAGTATTAGATTCCCGCGGAAATCCTACAGTAGAAGTTGAAGTATTTACAGAATCCGGTGCTTTTGGCCGCGCTTTAGTTCCAAGTGGTGCTTCTACAGGTGAATATGAAGCTGTTGAGCTTCGTGACGGTGATAAAGAACGCTACCTTGGAAAAGGTGTTTTAAAAGCAGTTAGCAATGTTAACGAAATTATTGCTCCAATGTTAGTTGGCGAAGGCTTCAGTGTTCTAGATCAAGTATCAATTGACAAAGCAATGATCGAGCTTGATGGAACAGACAACAAAGGTAAATTAGGTGCAAACGCCATTCTTGGTGTTTCCCTTGCAGTTGCACATGCAGCAGCAAACTATTTAGATATGCCATTATACCAATATCTTGGCGGCTTCAATGCGAAACAACTTCCAGTGCCAATGATGAACATCGTAAATGGCGGTGAGCACGCTGATAACAACGTGGACATCCAAGAATTCATGGTTATGCCTGTTGGTGCACCAAACTTTAAAGAAGCACTTCGCATGGGCGCAGAAATTTTCCACAGCTTAAAATCTGTTTTAAAAGCAAAAGGATTAAATACAGCTGTTGGTGATGAAGGCGGATTTGCACCAAACTTAAAATCAAACGAAGAAGCGCTTCAAACGATTATTGAAGCAATTGAAAAAGCTGGCTACAAGCCAGGCGAAGAAGTTATGCTTGCAATGGACGTTGCTTCTTCTGAGCTTTACAACAAAGAAGACGGCAAATATCATTTAGAAGGCGAAGGCAAAGTGAAAACTTCTGAAGAAATGGTAGCTTGGTACGAAGAACTTTGCTCTAAATACCCAATCATCTCCATCGAAGACGGCTTAGATGAAAACGACTGGGAAGGTCATAAACTTTTAACAGAACGTCTTGGCAAAAAAGTTCAATTAGTTGGTGACGACTTATTCGTAACCAATACAAGAAAACTTGCTGAAGGAATCGAAAAAGGCATTGCTAACTCGATCTTAATCAAAGTTAACCAAATCGGTACTTTAACTGAAACTTTTGAAGCTATCGAAATGGCAAAACGTGCTGGCTACACAGCGGTTGTTTCTCACCGTTCAGGTGAAACAGAAGACAGCACAATTGCTGACATTGCTGTTGCTACAAATGCTGGCCAAATCAAAACAGGTGCACCATCCCGTACAGACCGTGTAGCAAAATACAACCAATTACTTCGCATCGAAGATCAATTGGCTGAAACTGCACAGTTCAATGGCATTAAATCTTTCTATAACTTGAAAAAATAA
- a CDS encoding glutaredoxin family protein has protein sequence MQKTIITLYSRNRCPLCEKAKSVLLELMEEWEFALEVVDIEGHDELTERYGLMIPVVHIDGEEAGYGIINKFDISNRLQEKKAF, from the coding sequence ATGCAGAAAACCATTATTACCTTATATTCTAGAAATCGTTGTCCGTTATGTGAGAAGGCGAAATCAGTTTTACTTGAGTTAATGGAGGAGTGGGAATTCGCTCTAGAAGTGGTTGATATTGAAGGGCATGATGAGTTGACGGAGAGGTATGGCCTGATGATACCGGTCGTTCACATTGACGGAGAAGAGGCAGGCTATGGCATAATTAACAAATTCGACATAAGTAATCGTTTGCAAGAAAAAAAGGCGTTTTAA
- the gpmI gene encoding 2,3-bisphosphoglycerate-independent phosphoglycerate mutase, which produces MSKAPVALIILDGFGCRDEVKGNAVAQAKKPNFDRFWKTFPHTHLTASGEAVGLPEGQMGNSEVGHMNIGAGRVVYQSLTRVNIAIREGEFEKNETFLGAMKHAKKNGTNLHLFGLLSDGGVHSHINHMFALLKLAKEEGVEKVYIHAFLDGRDVGPQTAQTYIKETLDKMKEYGVGEFATISGRYYSMDRDKRWDRVEKAYRAMVYGEGPTYADPLDLVKDSYEHGIYDEFVLPSVIVKEDGQPVATIKDNDAVIFYNFRPDRAIQISNTFTNEDYRSFDRGPKHPKHLYFVCLTHFSETVDGYVAFKPTNLDNTLGEILSQNNMKQLRIAETEKYPHVTFFMSGGREEKFPGEERILINSPKVATYDLKPEMSAYEVADALVKEIQADKFDAIILNFANPDMVGHSGKLEPTIKAIETVDECLGKVVDLILEKGGSAIITADHGNADEVITLEGQPMTAHTTNPVPVILTKQGIELRDGGILGDLAPTMLQLLGLQQPKEMTGKSIIK; this is translated from the coding sequence ATGAGTAAAGCTCCAGTAGCCCTTATTATTCTAGATGGATTTGGCTGCAGGGATGAGGTAAAGGGAAATGCTGTTGCCCAAGCGAAAAAGCCAAATTTTGATCGATTCTGGAAAACTTTCCCACATACTCATTTAACCGCGAGTGGTGAAGCAGTTGGTCTTCCAGAAGGCCAAATGGGAAATTCTGAAGTCGGTCACATGAATATTGGCGCCGGCCGAGTTGTTTACCAAAGCCTAACCCGCGTTAACATTGCTATTCGTGAAGGAGAGTTTGAAAAAAATGAAACTTTCCTTGGAGCAATGAAACACGCAAAGAAAAATGGCACGAACCTGCATTTATTTGGTTTATTATCTGATGGCGGTGTTCACAGTCATATTAATCATATGTTTGCTCTGTTAAAGCTTGCCAAAGAGGAAGGCGTTGAAAAAGTTTATATTCATGCTTTCCTTGATGGACGTGACGTCGGTCCGCAAACTGCTCAGACATATATTAAAGAAACACTGGACAAAATGAAGGAGTATGGAGTTGGGGAATTCGCGACGATTTCCGGGCGTTATTATTCCATGGACCGGGATAAACGCTGGGATCGCGTGGAAAAAGCATACCGCGCTATGGTTTATGGTGAAGGTCCAACGTATGCGGATCCACTAGATCTTGTAAAGGATTCCTATGAACATGGAATCTACGACGAATTCGTCCTTCCATCTGTCATCGTTAAGGAAGATGGACAACCGGTCGCAACCATTAAAGATAATGATGCGGTAATTTTCTATAACTTCCGCCCTGACCGTGCCATTCAAATTTCAAATACATTTACAAATGAAGACTACCGTTCATTTGATCGCGGACCTAAACATCCGAAACATTTATACTTTGTCTGCTTGACCCATTTCAGTGAAACAGTCGATGGCTATGTTGCCTTTAAACCAACCAACCTTGACAACACTTTAGGGGAAATTCTATCGCAAAACAATATGAAGCAGCTAAGAATTGCCGAAACGGAAAAATATCCGCATGTCACATTCTTTATGAGCGGTGGCCGGGAAGAGAAATTTCCGGGCGAAGAGCGAATTTTGATCAACTCGCCTAAGGTTGCTACATACGATCTTAAGCCGGAAATGAGCGCATATGAAGTGGCTGATGCGTTAGTGAAAGAAATTCAAGCTGATAAATTTGATGCAATTATCTTAAACTTTGCCAACCCAGATATGGTCGGACACTCTGGTAAATTGGAGCCAACCATTAAGGCAATAGAAACAGTTGATGAATGCTTAGGAAAAGTAGTAGACTTAATCTTGGAAAAAGGCGGTTCAGCGATTATTACAGCTGACCATGGCAATGCTGACGAAGTGATTACACTTGAAGGCCAACCTATGACTGCCCATACTACGAATCCTGTACCAGTTATCCTAACAAAACAAGGAATTGAATTGCGCGATGGTGGTATTCTTGGTGATTTAGCACCTACTATGCTGCAATTATTAGGCTTGCAGCAACCTAAAGAAATGACTGGAAAATCTATTATTAAATAG
- the secG gene encoding preprotein translocase subunit SecG: protein MHTLVVILLVIVSIALITVVLLQAGKSAGLSGAISGGAEQLFGKQKARGIDLILHRITAILSVLFFLLALAVTYFKV from the coding sequence ATGCATACATTAGTCGTTATTCTATTAGTTATCGTAAGTATCGCACTTATTACAGTTGTATTACTTCAAGCAGGTAAAAGTGCTGGCTTGTCCGGTGCAATTTCCGGCGGTGCCGAACAGTTATTTGGTAAGCAAAAAGCTCGTGGAATTGATTTGATCTTACATCGTATTACAGCGATTCTATCTGTTTTATTCTTCTTGCTTGCCCTTGCGGTTACTTACTTTAAAGTCTAA